A genomic stretch from Microtus pennsylvanicus isolate mMicPen1 chromosome 11, mMicPen1.hap1, whole genome shotgun sequence includes:
- the Lyrm9 gene encoding LYR motif-containing protein 9: MAPLPGAELVQTPLQLYRYLLRCCQQLPTKGIQEHYKHAVRQGFRVHSDEDNPERILQIIKRAIEDADWIMNKYKKQN; encoded by the exons ATGGCCCCACTGCCGGGGGCAGAGCTTGTCCAGACACCGCTGCAGCTGTACCGTTACTTGTTGCGTTGCTGCCAGCAGCTGCCAACCAAGGGCATCCAGGAACACTACAAGCATGCTGTCAGGCAG GGTTTCCGGGTTCACTCAGATGAAGACAACCCTGAGAGAATCCTGCAGATTATCAAAAGAGCCATTGAAGATGCCGACTGGATCATGAACAAG TACAAAAAGCAAAACTGA